A stretch of Rhododendron vialii isolate Sample 1 chromosome 4a, ASM3025357v1 DNA encodes these proteins:
- the LOC131321620 gene encoding uncharacterized protein LOC131321620, whose product MEVGMEMEDDVFFADLNRQISLLIMDDDEDTNAHCPSASLQVFSRAVQFPPTQATYSHNIQQNNCRRDQSKGTGVFIPQQSHPRRKNSRQGKLNNSKLQYRHSAENSYSRAAGLPTPASNNSFNPKKC is encoded by the exons ATGGAAGTAGGCATGGAAATGGAAGATGATGTGTTTTTTGCAGACTTGAACAGGCAGATTTCCCTTCTAATCATGGATGATGATGAAGACACAAATGCCCACTGTCCTTCAGCTTCTCTCCAG GTATTCTCTAGAGCAGTCCAATTTCCACCTACACAGGCAACATATTCCCACAATATTCAGCAAAATAATTGCAGAAGAGATCAAAGCAAAGGAACTGGTGTGTTCATCCCCCAACAATCCCATCCCAGAAGGAAAAATAGCAGACAAGGAAAACTGAACAATTCAAAGCTCCAGTACAGGCACTCTGCTGAAAATAGCTACTCAAGAGCAGCAGGGCTTCCAACTCCTGCATCTAATAATTCTTTTAACCCCAAGAAGTGTTGA
- the LOC131321621 gene encoding 3-dehydrosphinganine reductase TSC10A — translation MATLSLLSLLLLLLFPPSLLLLLLHLILRPRPVKILIKDRHVFITGGSSGIGLAMAHQAASQGARVSILARGRDKLEEAQRAIRLATGIDVAVFSADARDFEAVKAAVEEAGPIDVLVCNQGVFVPSELEKQEMEEVKFMIDVNLIGTFHLVKAALDGMKKNRRERGPGSIAFMSSQAGQVGIYGYTAYSASKFGLRGMAESLQQEVIADNIHVSLIFPPDTETPGLAEEEKKRPQLTSIIAASSGAMKADEVAKKALDGIKSGSFFVPCNFEGILLAVATAGLSPQRSLWMAFVEVIAAGITRIAALCFQWSWYGSIEKWHAHRK, via the exons atggcaactctctccctcctctctctcctcctcctcctcctctttcccccctctctcctcctcctcctcctccacctcatcCTCCGCCCCCGCCCCGTCAAGATCCTCATCAAGGACCGCCACGTCTTCATCACCGGCGGATCGAGTGGCATCGGCCTCGCCATGGCCCACCAGGCCGCCTCCCAGGGAGCCCGAGTCTCCATCCTCGCCCGCGGACGCGACAAGCTCGAGGAGGCCCAGCGCGCGATCCGCCTCGCCACCGGCATCGACGTCGCCGTCTTCAGCGCCGACGCGCGCGACTTCGAGGCCGTCAAGGCTGCGGTCGAGGAGGCCGGGCCGATCGACGTGCTGGTGTGCAACCAGGGGGTCTTCGTGCCGTCGGAGCTGGAGAAGCAGGAGATGGAGGAGGTGAAGTTTATGATCGACGTGAATTTGATCGGAACGTTTCATTTGGTCAAGGCGGCTCTGGATGGGATGAAGAAGAACCGGAGGGAGCGTGGACCGGGTTCGATTGCGTTTATGTCGTCGCAGGCCGGCCAG GTTGGCATATATGGCTACACTGCTTATTCAGCTAGTAAATTTGGCCTCAGGGGCATGGCAGAATCATTGCAACAGGAAGTTATTGCAGATAATATTCACGTCTCCCTAATATTTCCCCCAGACACTGAAACCCCTGGTTTGGCAGAAG aggagaagaaaagaCCACAGTTGACTAGTATCATAGCTGCTTCCTCGGGTGCCATGAAAGCCGATGAAGTTGCTAAGAAAGCTTTGGATGGAATCAAGTCTGGTAGTTTTTTTGTGCCATGCAACTTTGAGGGAATCCTACTGGCCGTTGCAACTGCTGGTCTATCCCCTCAGAGATCATTGTGGATGGCGTTTGTTGAGGTGATTGCTGCTGGGATCACACGTATTGCAGCTCTATGCTTCCAATGGAGTTGGTATGGAAGCATAGAAAAGTGGCATGCACATAGGAAATA A
- the LOC131321625 gene encoding peroxiredoxin-2F, mitochondrial — MACAMMKRSTATMMKSVAGNLRSRTFASVSVGTDLVSAAPDVSLQKARSWDEGVESKFSTTPLKDLFKDKKVVIFGLPGAYTGVCSAQHVPSYKNNIDKFKAKGVDHVVCVAVNDPYVLNGWAEKLEAKNAIEFYGDLDGSFHKSLDLGIDLSAALLGHRSHRWSAYVVDGNVKVLNVEKAPSEFKVSGGEVILGQI; from the exons ATGGCCTGTGCGATGATGAAGCGATCGACGGCGACGATGATGAAATCAGTGGCCGGAAATCTCCGATCGCGAACCTTCGCTTCCGTCTCGGTCGGGACCGATCTGGTCTCGGCCGCACCGGATGTCTCCCTCCAGAAGGCTCGAAGCTGGGACGAAGGCGTTGAGTCCAAGTTCTCCACCACACCCCTCAAAGACTTGTTCAAG gacaaaAAAGTCGTCATCTTTGGGCTTCCC GGTGCTTACACGGGAGTTTGTTCAGCCCAGCACGTGCCTAGTTACAAGAATAACATTGACAAGTTCAAGGCCAAGGGGGTCGATCATGTGGTGTGCGTAGCTGTCAACGATCCTTACGTTTTGAATGGTTGGGCAGAGAAGCTTGAGGCTAAAAATGCT ATTGAATTCTATGGTGACCTTGATGGGAGCTTCCACAAGAGCTTGGACTTGGGAATAGATCTCTCTGCTGCTTTGCTTGGACATCGCTCTCACCG GTGGTCAGCATATGTGGTTGACGGAAACGTTAAGGTTCTGAACGTGGAGAAAGCACCATCCGAGTTCAAGGTTTCTGGCGGGGAGGTTATCTTGGGCCAGATATGA
- the LOC131321622 gene encoding E3 ubiquitin-protein ligase RHF1A-like, producing the protein MEDFVSPLQTPPIVSSASSSGAVIADDDLDDACSICLEPYNSDDPPTVTNCKHEYHLQCILEWSQRSKECPICWQLLVLKDPASQELLDAVEVERKLRSSRHARHTYEDNIINHDNSYAEDSDFDEHIMRHFAAAARRARYVNRRGRERSSSTGPSEFLISVQTEGLPQDVQHMHTSPEEHQSSRFEFSVGDSPNSGMLTGINAQRPPSMVQGNMNMNLNSVDDRDGLIKPSQMLPESPQRSSSTEFRAFSESIKSKFSSASARYKESFSKSTQGLKEKLLARNISVTELGKGVQREMNAGITGVARMFERLDVAAKRTGVSVPLSNSPGWTSNFSDKGKDMRESDITQSPNVSTGETANNRSSATPPYAHSDSATPGQLEVSVAQSGN; encoded by the exons ATGGAGGATTTCGTTTCGCCGCTCCAAACCCCTCCGATCGTCTCCTCCGCGTCGTCCTCCGGAGCCGTGATTGCCGATGATGATTTAGACGATGCATGCAGTATCTGTCTCGAGCCTTACAACTCCGACGATCCCCCCACT GTCACTAATTGCAAACACGAGTATCATCTTCAGTGTATTCTTGAATG GTCACAGAGAAGCAAAGAATGCCCTATATGCTGGCAGCTTCTTGTCCTGAAGGACCCAGCCAG CCAAGAGCTTTTAGATGCAGTGGAGGTTGAGAGGAAATTGAGGTCAAGTCGCCATGCTCGGCATACCTATGAggacaacataattaaccat GATAATTCTTATGCAGAGGATTCGGATTTTGATGAGCATATTATGCGGCATTTTGCTGCTGCAGCACGCAGAGCTCGTTATGTTAACAGAAGGGGGAGGGAGAGATCTTCCAGTACTGGTCCTTCAGAGTTTTTGATCTCTGTTCAAACCGAAGGTCTACCTCAAGATGTGCAGCATATGCACACATCACCGGAAGAGCACCAAAGTTCCAGGTTTGAGTTTTCTGTGGGTGATTCGCCAAATTCTGGCATGCTAACTGGCATTAATGCTCAAAGGCCACCATCTATGGTTCAAGGCAATATGAATATGAACCTCAACTCTGTTGATGACAGGGATGGCTTGATTAAGCCCAG CCAGATGTTGCCCGAAAGTCCACAAAGATCGAGCTCAACTGAATTTCGTGCTTTTTCGGAGTCTATCAAGTCTAAATTTTCTTCTGCATCTGCCCG ATATAAAGAATCATTCTCAAAAAGTACTCAAGGACTGAAGGAGAAGCTACTTGCACGCAATATCTCAGTTACAGAATTGGGGAAAGGAGTTCAGCGTGAGATGAATGCAGGAATTACTGGTGTTGCACGAATGTTCGAGCGGCTTGATGTTGCTGCTAAAAGGACTGGAGTGTCTGTCCCGTTATCCAATTCCCCTGGATGGACCTCAAACTTCTCTGACAAGGGAAAAGACATGCGAGAGAGTGATATTACTCAATCTCCTAATGTAAGTACAGGGGAAACTGCAAATAATCGGAGTTCAGCTACACCTCCTTATGCTCACAGTGACAGTGCAACCCCAGGCCAGCTTGAAGTTTCCGTTGCTCAG AGTGGAAATTGA
- the LOC131321627 gene encoding DEAD-box ATP-dependent RNA helicase 58, chloroplastic: protein MACLSATQLYSLSWTLSAKPRTQNPNCRPFLFIKYSNRTIRYVPNSIHRPSRASVGSSSCVSTATDVSEKSPTIRELCDGHVPEHILRRVEEVGFTVPTDVQRQALPFLFSGRDCILHAQTGSGKTLAYLLSIFSVVNTKRSAVQALIVVPTRELGTQVTKVARMLAAKPAELGMEACSIMALLDGGMLGRQKSWLKSEPPTIVVATLGSLCQMLEKKILKLESMRVLVIDEVDFMFNSSKQVSSLRKLLLSYSSCSKRQTIFASASIPQHRRFVYDCIQHKWTKADAVHIHVNPVEPMPSRLHHRFVICGKDERHQALLSLLKSDMPQSAIIFVSEQSEKSKRAGHTPPTTLLIEFLKTSYTGCSDILLLEEDMNFNVRAASFSELRQGGSYLLVSTDLAARGVDLSETTHIYNFVLPKNAVDYLHRAGRAGRRPFSDKKCIVTSILTSEERFVLKKFENELMFECAEVFL from the exons ATGGCTTGTCTCTCTGCAACTCAGCTCTACTCCCTCTCATGGACGCTCTCCGCAAAACCCagaacccaaaaccctaactgtAGGCCATTTTTGTTCATTAAGTATAGCAATCGTACAATTAGGTATGTACCCAATTCAATTCACAGGCCTTCACGAGCTTCTGTTGGGTCTTCATCATGTGTTTCAACCGCAACGGATGTCTCAGAGAAGTCACCGACTATCCGAGAACTCTGTGATGGTCACGTGCCAGAACATATACTGCGCAG GGTGGAAGAGGTTGGATTTACTGTGCCTACAGATGTGCAACGACAAGCTTTGCCATTTCTGTTTTCTGGGCGTGATTGTATACTTCATGCTCAG ACAGGTTCTGGGAAGACCCTGGCATACCTCCTATCAATCTTTTCAGTTGTCAACACTAAACGATCAGCAGTGCAAGCACTTATAGTGGTGCCCACCAGGGAACTTGGCACCCAA GTTACAAAAGTTGCTCGTATGCTGGCTGCAAAACCTGCTGAGCTTGGAATGGAGGCATGCTCCATTATGGCTCTTCTAGATGGAGGAATGTTGGGAAGACAGAAGAGCTGGTTGAAG TCAGAGCCCCCTACAATAGTGGTTGCAACTTTGGGGAGTTTGTGCCAAATGCTTGAGAAGAAAATTCTTAAGCTAGAATCAATGCGGGTGCTGGTAATTGACGAG GTTGATTTCATGTTCAATTCCTCAAAGCAAGTCAGTTCTCTCCGAAAGCTTTTGCTGTCATACTCGTCATGCAGCAAACGTCAGACTATTTTTGCTAGTGCATCAATTCCCCAGCACAGACGGTTCGTGTATGACTGCATCCAACACAAATGGACCAAG GCTGATGCCGTTCACATTCACGTAAACCCAGTTGAGCCAATGCCATCACGCCTGCATCACAGATTTGTG ATCTGTGGTAAAGATGAAAGGCATCAAGCCTTGCTATCCTTGTTAAAAAGCGACATGCCTCAGTCTGCTATAATTTTTGTCAGCGAGCAG TCTGAGAAGTCGAAGAGGGCAGGTCACACTCCTCCAACGACTCTTCTGATTGAGTTTCTCAAGACTTCGTATACTGGGTGTTCTGATATTCTTCTTTTAGAGGAAGACATGAATTTCAATGTGCGAGCAGCTTCTTTTTCC GAATTGAGACAAGGAGGAAGTTATCTTCTCGTGTCGACAGATTTGGCAGCCAGAGGCGTTGACCTTTCCGAGACAACCCACATCTACAACTTTGTTCTGCCAAAAAATGCGGTGGATTACCTTCACCGAGCAGGGAGAGCCGGTAGGAGACCATTCTCAGACAAGAAATGTATTGTTACCAGCATTTTAACCTCCGAAGAGAGATTTGTGTtgaagaaatttgaaaatgaattGATGTTTGAGTGTGCAGAGGTGTTTTTGTAA
- the LOC131321628 gene encoding mitogen-activated protein kinase kinase kinase NPK1-like isoform X1: MQDFIGSVRRSLVFKPSAGGADDDGGGGFGGIVEKIGSSIRKSRIGLLSKPPLPALPPPIARSDMVRAKRKEKEDASPPVRWRKGELIGCGAFGRVYMGMNLDSGELLAIKQVSIAANSASKEKTQAHIRELEEEVNLLKNLSHPNIVRYLGTAREEESLNILLEFVPGGSISSLLGKFGSFPESVIRMYTKQLLLGLEYLHRNGIMHRDIKGANILVDNKGCIKLADFGASKKVVELATMTGAKSMKGTPYWMAPEVILQTGHSFSADIWSVGCTVIEMATGKPPWSQQYQEVAALFHIGTTKSHPPIPDHLSLEAKDFLLKCLQKEPNFRAAAAVLLQHPFVMGQYQETDPVSRASVMGGLTENSGKRMATPEMEFKTSTTYTRLNDVHNSVRCSTIYPDKFSRNSTLWASNNRDDDMCQMDDDLVFGSSTKFDSPLLSDDFNKSFNPMSEPNDDWPCKFDGSPEIDKSGVNSFSGQTVNKAADSTVSYCNVDNDFTFPSEPSVAEDDDDVTETKIIAFLEEKAIDLKKLQTPLYEEFYNSLNASCSPNALGTENKENVSNNLYLPPKSRSPKRVSSRRFSAAIDVAYTASASSGSQSQHLSNIGVEADQTLPQVQQSKPSEWKERMIDAQPELISPSASFSERQRRWEEELYEELERKREMMRQAGVAKTPSPKDRIVNRQKDRSRFAFPGK; this comes from the exons ATGCAAGACTTCATCGGCTCAGTCCGCCGATCTCTCGTCTTCAAGCCCTCCGCCGGCGGCGCCGACGACGACGGAGGGGGCGGATTCGGAGGCATCGTGGAGAAGATCGGTTCGAGTATACGAAAATCGAGGATCGGGCTCCTCTCGAAGCCGCCGCTCCCCGCGCTCCCACCGCCGATTGCCAGGTCCGACATGGTCAGAGCCAAGAGGAAGGAGAAAGAGGACGCCTCGCCGCCGGTCCGGTGGCGTAAGGGAGAGTTGATCGGGTGCGGCGCGTTCGGGAGGGTTTACATGGGGATGAATCTCGATTCTGGAGAGCTCCTTGCCATCAAACag GTTTCAATTGCGGCCAACAGTgcttcaaaagagaaaacacAG GCCCACATTAGAGAGCTAGAGGAAGAAGTGAACCTTCTTAAAAACCTTTCACATCCGAACATCGTT AGATACTTGGGAACAGCTAGAGAGGAGGAATCTCTGAATATTCTGTTAGAATTTGTTCCGGGTGGATCCATCTCATCACTTCTCGGAAAGTTTGGCTCATTCCCGGAGTCT GTTATAAGAATGTACACAAAACAGTTGTTGTTGGGATTGGAATACCTTCACAGGAATGGGATAATGCACAGGGACATCAAG GGAGCCAACATCCTTGTCGATAATAAGGGGTGCATAAAACTTGCAGACTTTGGTGCATCAAAGAAAGTTGTTGAACTG GCTACCATGACTGGTGCGAAGTCAATGAAGGGCACTCCATATTGGATGGCTCCTGAAGTTATCCTTCAAACTGGGCATAGCTT CTCTGCCGATATATGGAGTGTTGGATGTACTGTTATTGAGATGGCTACAGGAAAACCTCCTTGGAGCCAGCAGTATCAGGAG GTAGCTGCTTTATTTCATATTGGGACTACTAAATCTCACCCACCCATACCAGACCATCTTTCTCTTGAGGCAAAAGATTTTCTGCTAAAATGTTTGCAGAA gGAACCAAACTTTAGGGCTGCAGCAGCAGTTCTGTTGCAG CATCCATTTGTTATGGGGCAATATCAGGAAACTGATCCTGTGTCGCGTGCTTCGGTAATGGGTGGTTTAACT GAAAATTCTGGAAAACGGATGGCAACACCTGAAATGGAGTTTAAGACCTc GACAACCTACACTCGGTTGAATGATGTTCATAATAGTGTGAGGTGCTCGACTATATATCCTGACAAGTTCTCAAGAAACAGCACCCTTTGGGCATCAAACAATCGTGATGATGACATGTGCCAGATGGATGATGATCTTGTTTTTGGATCATCAACAAAGTTTGACTCCCCTTTACTTTCCGATGATTTCAACAAG AGTTTTAATCCAATGTCGGAGCCCAATGATGATTGGCCATGTAAGTTTGATGGAAGTCCAGAGATAGATAAAAGTGGAGTCAACTCTTTTTCTGGTCAGACAGTTAATAAGGCTGCTGACAGTACTGTATCATATTGTAATGTGGACAATGATTTCACGTTTCCAAGTGAGCCCTCAGTAgctgaggatgatgatgatgttacTGAGACGAAAATCATAGCATTCCTTGAGGAGAAG GCTATAGATCTGAAGAAGCTGCAAACGCCTCTGTATGAAGAGTTCTATAATTCGTTGAATGCATCCTGCTCGCCAAATGCTCTTGGGactgaaaacaaagaaaacgtTTCAAATAATTTATACTTACCTCCTAAAAGCAGGTCACCCAAACGAGTGTCCAGTAGAAGATTTTCTGCAGCTATTGATGTTGCCTATACTGCTAGTGCTAGCTCTGGGAGTCAGTCCCAACATTTATCAAATATTGGTGTTGAAGCTGATCAAACTCTGCCGCAAGTACAGCAATCCAAGCCTAGTGAATGGAAAGAGCGTATGATTGATGCTCAGCCGG
- the LOC131321628 gene encoding mitogen-activated protein kinase kinase kinase NPK1-like isoform X2, whose product MQDFIGSVRRSLVFKPSAGGADDDGGGGFGGIVEKIGSSIRKSRIGLLSKPPLPALPPPIARSDMVRAKRKEKEDASPPVRWRKGELIGCGAFGRVYMGMNLDSGELLAIKQVSIAANSASKEKTQAHIRELEEEVNLLKNLSHPNIVRYLGTAREEESLNILLEFVPGGSISSLLGKFGSFPESVIRMYTKQLLLGLEYLHRNGIMHRDIKGANILVDNKGCIKLADFGASKKVVELATMTGAKSMKGTPYWMAPEVILQTGHSFSADIWSVGCTVIEMATGKPPWSQQYQEVAALFHIGTTKSHPPIPDHLSLEAKDFLLKCLQKEPNFRAAAAVLLQHPFVMGQYQETDPVSRASENSGKRMATPEMEFKTSTTYTRLNDVHNSVRCSTIYPDKFSRNSTLWASNNRDDDMCQMDDDLVFGSSTKFDSPLLSDDFNKSFNPMSEPNDDWPCKFDGSPEIDKSGVNSFSGQTVNKAADSTVSYCNVDNDFTFPSEPSVAEDDDDVTETKIIAFLEEKAIDLKKLQTPLYEEFYNSLNASCSPNALGTENKENVSNNLYLPPKSRSPKRVSSRRFSAAIDVAYTASASSGSQSQHLSNIGVEADQTLPQVQQSKPSEWKERMIDAQPELISPSASFSERQRRWEEELYEELERKREMMRQAGVAKTPSPKDRIVNRQKDRSRFAFPGK is encoded by the exons ATGCAAGACTTCATCGGCTCAGTCCGCCGATCTCTCGTCTTCAAGCCCTCCGCCGGCGGCGCCGACGACGACGGAGGGGGCGGATTCGGAGGCATCGTGGAGAAGATCGGTTCGAGTATACGAAAATCGAGGATCGGGCTCCTCTCGAAGCCGCCGCTCCCCGCGCTCCCACCGCCGATTGCCAGGTCCGACATGGTCAGAGCCAAGAGGAAGGAGAAAGAGGACGCCTCGCCGCCGGTCCGGTGGCGTAAGGGAGAGTTGATCGGGTGCGGCGCGTTCGGGAGGGTTTACATGGGGATGAATCTCGATTCTGGAGAGCTCCTTGCCATCAAACag GTTTCAATTGCGGCCAACAGTgcttcaaaagagaaaacacAG GCCCACATTAGAGAGCTAGAGGAAGAAGTGAACCTTCTTAAAAACCTTTCACATCCGAACATCGTT AGATACTTGGGAACAGCTAGAGAGGAGGAATCTCTGAATATTCTGTTAGAATTTGTTCCGGGTGGATCCATCTCATCACTTCTCGGAAAGTTTGGCTCATTCCCGGAGTCT GTTATAAGAATGTACACAAAACAGTTGTTGTTGGGATTGGAATACCTTCACAGGAATGGGATAATGCACAGGGACATCAAG GGAGCCAACATCCTTGTCGATAATAAGGGGTGCATAAAACTTGCAGACTTTGGTGCATCAAAGAAAGTTGTTGAACTG GCTACCATGACTGGTGCGAAGTCAATGAAGGGCACTCCATATTGGATGGCTCCTGAAGTTATCCTTCAAACTGGGCATAGCTT CTCTGCCGATATATGGAGTGTTGGATGTACTGTTATTGAGATGGCTACAGGAAAACCTCCTTGGAGCCAGCAGTATCAGGAG GTAGCTGCTTTATTTCATATTGGGACTACTAAATCTCACCCACCCATACCAGACCATCTTTCTCTTGAGGCAAAAGATTTTCTGCTAAAATGTTTGCAGAA gGAACCAAACTTTAGGGCTGCAGCAGCAGTTCTGTTGCAG CATCCATTTGTTATGGGGCAATATCAGGAAACTGATCCTGTGTCGCGTGCTTCG GAAAATTCTGGAAAACGGATGGCAACACCTGAAATGGAGTTTAAGACCTc GACAACCTACACTCGGTTGAATGATGTTCATAATAGTGTGAGGTGCTCGACTATATATCCTGACAAGTTCTCAAGAAACAGCACCCTTTGGGCATCAAACAATCGTGATGATGACATGTGCCAGATGGATGATGATCTTGTTTTTGGATCATCAACAAAGTTTGACTCCCCTTTACTTTCCGATGATTTCAACAAG AGTTTTAATCCAATGTCGGAGCCCAATGATGATTGGCCATGTAAGTTTGATGGAAGTCCAGAGATAGATAAAAGTGGAGTCAACTCTTTTTCTGGTCAGACAGTTAATAAGGCTGCTGACAGTACTGTATCATATTGTAATGTGGACAATGATTTCACGTTTCCAAGTGAGCCCTCAGTAgctgaggatgatgatgatgttacTGAGACGAAAATCATAGCATTCCTTGAGGAGAAG GCTATAGATCTGAAGAAGCTGCAAACGCCTCTGTATGAAGAGTTCTATAATTCGTTGAATGCATCCTGCTCGCCAAATGCTCTTGGGactgaaaacaaagaaaacgtTTCAAATAATTTATACTTACCTCCTAAAAGCAGGTCACCCAAACGAGTGTCCAGTAGAAGATTTTCTGCAGCTATTGATGTTGCCTATACTGCTAGTGCTAGCTCTGGGAGTCAGTCCCAACATTTATCAAATATTGGTGTTGAAGCTGATCAAACTCTGCCGCAAGTACAGCAATCCAAGCCTAGTGAATGGAAAGAGCGTATGATTGATGCTCAGCCGG